One part of the Amphiprion ocellaris isolate individual 3 ecotype Okinawa chromosome 24, ASM2253959v1, whole genome shotgun sequence genome encodes these proteins:
- the LOC111583876 gene encoding radixin isoform X1 translates to MPKPINVRVTTMDAELEFAIQPNTTGKQLFDQVVKTVGLREVWFFGLQYVDSKGYITWLKLNKKVTQQDVKKENPLQFKFRAKFFPEDVSEELIQEITQRLFFLQVKEAILNDENYCPPETAVLLASYAVQAKYGDYNKDVHKAGYLTHDRLLPQRVLEQHKLTKEQWEDRIQTWHEEHRGMLREDSMMEYLKIAQDLEMYGVNYFEIKNKKGTQLWLGVDALGLNIYEHEDKLTPKIGFPWSEIRNISFNDKKFVIKPIDKKAPDFVFYAPRLRINKRILALCMGNHELYMRRRKPDTIEVQQMKAQAREEKHHKQMERAQLENEKKKREHAEKEKERIEREKEELMERLRQIEEQTMKAQKELEEQTRRAMELEQERKRAREEAERLERDRQAAEEAKAELAKQAADQQKNQEQLATELAEFTAKIALLEDAKRKKEDEATEWQHKALSAQEDLEKTKEELKTAMTVVPAPPGGHAESEHDEQDENHAEASAELSNEGVSQLDLRSEEARVTEAQKNERVKKQLQTLSSELAQARDETKKTQNDVLHAENVKAGRDKYKTLRQIRQGNTKQRIDEFESM, encoded by the exons atcAATGTCCGTGTGACCACCATGGATGCAGAGCTGGAGTTTGCCATCCAACCCAATACCACAGGAAAGCAGCTCTTTGACCAG GTGGTGAAGACGGTGGGTCTGCGGGAGGTGTGGTTCTTTGGCCTCCAGTATGTGGACAGTAAAGGCTACATTACCTGGCTCAAACTCAACAAGAAG GTTACCCAGCAAGACGTGAAGAAAGAGAACCCTCTGCAGTTTAAGTTCAGAGCAAAATTCTTCCCTGAAGACGTCTCGGAGGAACTCATCCAAGAGATCACCCAGAGACTCTTCTTCTTGCAG GTCAAAGAGGCCATCCTGAACGATGAGAACTACTGTCCTCCAGAGACAGCTGTGCTGCTGGCTTCATACGCCGTCCAGGCCAAGTACGGAGACTACAACAAAGATGTCCACAAGGCCGGGTACCTCACCCACGACAGACTGCTGCCTCAGAG AGTCCTGGAGCAACACAAGCTGACTAAGGAGCAATGGGAGGACAGGATACAGACTTGGCATGAAGAACACAGAGGAATGCTCAG AGAGGACTCGATGATGGAGTATCTTAAAATCGCCCAGGACTTGGAGATGTACGGAGTCAACTACTTTGAGATCAAAAACAAGAAGGGCACGCAGCTGTGGCTGGGCGTGGATGCTCTCGGCCTCAACATCTACGAACACGAGGACAA gTTGACACCAAAGATTGGCTTCCCCTGGAGTGAGATtcgaaacatttcttttaatgaCAAGAAGTTTGTCATCAAACCTATTGACAAGAAAGCACCT GACTTTGTGTTTTACGCCCCACGACTGCGCATCAACAAGCGTATTTTGGCATTGTGTATGGGTAACCACGAGTTGTACATGAGGAGGAGAAAGCCAGACACCATCGAGGTGCAGCAGATGAAAGCTCAAGCTCGGGAGGAGAAGCATCACAAACAGATGGAGAG GGCCCAGCTGGAGAATGAAAAGAAGAAGCGAGAGCAtgcagagaaggagaaggagaggataGAACGTGAGAAAGAAGAGCTCATGGAGAGGCTGAGGCAGATTGAAGAGCAGACGATGAAAGCTCAGAAAG AGCTCGAGGAACAAACTCGGCGGGCCATGGAGCTGgaacaagaaagaaagagagccAGGGAGGAGGCCGAGCGGCTGGAGAGAGACCGACAAGCAGCTGAGGAGGCCAAGGCAGAGCTGGCCAAACAGGCTGCCGACCAGCAGAAGAACCAAGAACAACTA GCTACTGAACTGGCTGAATTCACAGCAAAGATTGCTCTCCTAGAAGACGccaagaggaagaaagaggacGAGGCCACCGAGTGGCAGCACAAG GCTCTGTCTGCTCAGGAGGACCTGGAGAAGACCAAGGAAGAGCTGAAGACTGCGATGACGGTGGTGCCTGCACCTCCAGGCGGCCATGCTGAGAGCGAGCATGACGAGCAGGATGAGAACCACGCCGAGGCCAGCGCAGAGCTCTCCAACGAGGGAGTCAGCCAGCTAGACCTCCGCAGTGAAGAGGCTCGCGTCACTGAAGCCCAGAAGAACGAGAGGGTcaagaagcagctgcag ACATTAAGTTCAGAGTTGGCCCAGGCCAGAGATGAAACCAAGAAGACACAGAATGACGTTCTACACGCAGAGAACGTCAAAGCAGGCCGAGACAAATACAAAACGCTGCGGCAGATCCGACAGGGCAACACGAAGCAGCGCATCGATGAGTTTGAATCCATGTGA
- the LOC111583876 gene encoding radixin isoform X2 — MQSWSLPSNPIPQESSSLTRVLEQHKLTKEQWEDRIQTWHEEHRGMLREDSMMEYLKIAQDLEMYGVNYFEIKNKKGTQLWLGVDALGLNIYEHEDKLTPKIGFPWSEIRNISFNDKKFVIKPIDKKAPDFVFYAPRLRINKRILALCMGNHELYMRRRKPDTIEVQQMKAQAREEKHHKQMERAQLENEKKKREHAEKEKERIEREKEELMERLRQIEEQTMKAQKELEEQTRRAMELEQERKRAREEAERLERDRQAAEEAKAELAKQAADQQKNQEQLATELAEFTAKIALLEDAKRKKEDEATEWQHKALSAQEDLEKTKEELKTAMTVVPAPPGGHAESEHDEQDENHAEASAELSNEGVSQLDLRSEEARVTEAQKNERVKKQLQTLSSELAQARDETKKTQNDVLHAENVKAGRDKYKTLRQIRQGNTKQRIDEFESM, encoded by the exons ATGCAGAGCTGGAGTTTGCCATCCAACCCAATACCACAGGAAAGCAGCTCTTTGACCAG AGTCCTGGAGCAACACAAGCTGACTAAGGAGCAATGGGAGGACAGGATACAGACTTGGCATGAAGAACACAGAGGAATGCTCAG AGAGGACTCGATGATGGAGTATCTTAAAATCGCCCAGGACTTGGAGATGTACGGAGTCAACTACTTTGAGATCAAAAACAAGAAGGGCACGCAGCTGTGGCTGGGCGTGGATGCTCTCGGCCTCAACATCTACGAACACGAGGACAA gTTGACACCAAAGATTGGCTTCCCCTGGAGTGAGATtcgaaacatttcttttaatgaCAAGAAGTTTGTCATCAAACCTATTGACAAGAAAGCACCT GACTTTGTGTTTTACGCCCCACGACTGCGCATCAACAAGCGTATTTTGGCATTGTGTATGGGTAACCACGAGTTGTACATGAGGAGGAGAAAGCCAGACACCATCGAGGTGCAGCAGATGAAAGCTCAAGCTCGGGAGGAGAAGCATCACAAACAGATGGAGAG GGCCCAGCTGGAGAATGAAAAGAAGAAGCGAGAGCAtgcagagaaggagaaggagaggataGAACGTGAGAAAGAAGAGCTCATGGAGAGGCTGAGGCAGATTGAAGAGCAGACGATGAAAGCTCAGAAAG AGCTCGAGGAACAAACTCGGCGGGCCATGGAGCTGgaacaagaaagaaagagagccAGGGAGGAGGCCGAGCGGCTGGAGAGAGACCGACAAGCAGCTGAGGAGGCCAAGGCAGAGCTGGCCAAACAGGCTGCCGACCAGCAGAAGAACCAAGAACAACTA GCTACTGAACTGGCTGAATTCACAGCAAAGATTGCTCTCCTAGAAGACGccaagaggaagaaagaggacGAGGCCACCGAGTGGCAGCACAAG GCTCTGTCTGCTCAGGAGGACCTGGAGAAGACCAAGGAAGAGCTGAAGACTGCGATGACGGTGGTGCCTGCACCTCCAGGCGGCCATGCTGAGAGCGAGCATGACGAGCAGGATGAGAACCACGCCGAGGCCAGCGCAGAGCTCTCCAACGAGGGAGTCAGCCAGCTAGACCTCCGCAGTGAAGAGGCTCGCGTCACTGAAGCCCAGAAGAACGAGAGGGTcaagaagcagctgcag ACATTAAGTTCAGAGTTGGCCCAGGCCAGAGATGAAACCAAGAAGACACAGAATGACGTTCTACACGCAGAGAACGTCAAAGCAGGCCGAGACAAATACAAAACGCTGCGGCAGATCCGACAGGGCAACACGAAGCAGCGCATCGATGAGTTTGAATCCATGTGA